In the Hyphomonadaceae bacterium BL14 genome, one interval contains:
- a CDS encoding sulfatase-like hydrolase/transferase — translation MRIGPFGPVILSVFMVLAATFVVGWLAFDRYGDRIPGLVQDWQDPIGPYREMVWEAGPETGIDRGGRPNIILIVADDLGWNDITLHGGVAGGTVPTPNIDRLAREGVQLTNAYAASGTCAPSRAALMTGRYPTRFGFEFTPMPAAMPVIIGRAQRRQPQDPPFVFTGSGGPALDFAEMGLPTSEVALPSLLAQGGYHSVLLGKWHLGGANGSDPISHGFDESLELAGLLYAPAGDERVVEARQAFDPIDTVYWAAGRAAVREGTGPRFEPDIYLTDYFTREAVRVIETNRNRPFFLYLAHWAPHSPLQASVEDYEALAHVEDHALRVYGAMIRALDRSVGAVLDAVDSEGLAGETIIIFTSDNGGAHYIGLPDINRPYRGWKATFFDGGVRVPTFVRWPGVIEPGGEIAGLTQHVDLLPTLASVAGVRIPQDRVIDGRDLTPFLTGTAQGSPHDTAFWRSGHYRAVIHQGWKLQIADRPDQVWLFDLERDPGEQDNLAEREPERAAMLRAMLEAHGAELAEPLWPSIVEMPVNIDRPLGRPRQEEDEHVYWPN, via the coding sequence ATGCGGATCGGACCGTTCGGACCGGTAATTCTTTCAGTTTTCATGGTGCTGGCGGCGACCTTTGTGGTCGGGTGGCTGGCGTTTGACCGTTATGGCGACCGCATTCCCGGCCTTGTTCAGGACTGGCAGGATCCCATCGGGCCGTACCGGGAGATGGTCTGGGAGGCTGGGCCGGAGACCGGCATTGATCGCGGGGGCAGGCCGAACATCATCCTTATCGTGGCTGATGATCTGGGATGGAATGATATCACGCTGCATGGCGGCGTGGCGGGCGGCACTGTCCCCACCCCCAATATCGACCGGCTGGCGCGTGAAGGCGTCCAGCTCACCAATGCCTATGCGGCCAGCGGCACGTGCGCGCCCTCGCGCGCGGCGCTGATGACGGGCCGCTATCCCACACGTTTCGGCTTTGAATTCACGCCCATGCCCGCAGCCATGCCGGTGATCATCGGGCGGGCGCAGCGGCGGCAACCGCAAGACCCGCCATTTGTATTCACAGGTTCGGGCGGTCCGGCGCTCGACTTCGCCGAAATGGGCCTGCCCACCAGTGAGGTAGCCTTGCCGTCATTGCTGGCGCAGGGGGGATATCATTCGGTTCTGCTCGGCAAGTGGCATCTGGGTGGCGCCAACGGATCCGACCCGATTTCCCATGGATTTGACGAGAGCCTGGAGTTGGCTGGCCTGTTGTATGCGCCCGCCGGCGACGAGCGGGTTGTCGAGGCGCGCCAGGCGTTTGACCCGATCGACACGGTGTATTGGGCCGCTGGCCGGGCCGCCGTGAGGGAGGGGACAGGGCCGCGCTTTGAGCCCGATATCTACCTCACTGACTATTTCACCCGCGAGGCGGTGAGAGTCATCGAAACCAACCGAAACCGCCCGTTTTTCCTGTACCTGGCCCATTGGGCACCCCACTCGCCTCTGCAGGCGTCGGTGGAGGATTACGAGGCTCTGGCACATGTCGAAGACCACGCGCTACGTGTATACGGGGCCATGATACGTGCACTTGACCGCAGCGTTGGCGCCGTTCTGGACGCGGTTGATTCTGAAGGCCTGGCCGGCGAAACGATCATCATCTTCACCTCCGACAATGGCGGTGCCCACTATATCGGTTTGCCTGATATCAACCGGCCCTATCGCGGCTGGAAGGCGACGTTTTTTGACGGCGGGGTGCGGGTGCCGACATTCGTGCGTTGGCCGGGCGTGATCGAGCCGGGTGGCGAGATCGCGGGTCTGACGCAACATGTCGATCTGCTGCCGACACTGGCTTCTGTCGCCGGGGTGCGCATCCCGCAGGACCGGGTGATCGACGGGCGCGATCTGACACCCTTCCTGACCGGAACGGCGCAGGGCTCGCCCCACGACACGGCGTTCTGGCGCAGCGGTCACTACCGCGCGGTCATTCACCAGGGCTGGAAGCTCCAGATTGCGGATCGCCCCGATCAGGTCTGGCTGTTCGATCTGGAGCGCGATCCGGGCGAGCAGGACAATCTGGCGGAGCGCGAGCCCGAACGCGCCGCCATGCTGCGCGCGATGCTGGAAGCGCATGGGGCAGAGCTGGCCGAGCCGCTCTGGCCCTCCATCGTGGAAATGCCGGTCAATATTGACAGGCCGCTCGGACGGCCGCGCCAGGAGGAGGACGAGCATGTCTACTGGCCCAACTGA
- a CDS encoding arylsulfatase, producing MSTGPTDCWRAATLGAALTLLAAPAFTQEPGQVPEQAQVPVRPNFLIVILDDIGFTDLGAYGSEMRTPHIDAQAERGLMFSGFRVGPTCAPTRAMLMTGVDSHRTGVPTLEHLMLPEQLGQPGHEGELNQRVATIAEHLSAAGYTSLITGKWHLGRSPTSLPSARGFHRSFILDSSGADNWEHRTYLPHYTHAEWWEDDAPVESLPEDFYSSAFLVDRMIDYLDEVAPDQPFLSVLSFQANHIPLQAPRAYVERYDGVYDQGWEALAAERHAAAIALGLVPADVPMPSMPEGLRRWSDLPARERRLSAMSRQVAAGMLEAADHHFGRLVERLRETGRYDDTVIIILSDNGAEFNDPGRSRAFFGWLAMQGYSRDPERLGERRTYTWIGPEWAAASTSPLSMFKFHAGEGGMRVPLIIAGAGVSAGGIAPAFSTVTDIAPTLLDLAGASPVEGREPFAGRSLAPLLSGAADRIYGPEEAIGFEMSGQSALYRGDYKLTRNMPPYGDRQWRLFNLAADPGETRDLSAEQSELMAELMAAYVAYEQRVGVLPVPADYDAQRRLDAMGWRAFYVNNALAIWLAGLVLLGLLGAGVMVLRRGRQGR from the coding sequence ATGTCTACTGGCCCAACTGATTGCTGGCGCGCGGCTACGCTCGGTGCCGCCCTGACCCTGCTCGCTGCACCTGCCTTCACGCAAGAACCGGGGCAGGTGCCAGAGCAGGCACAGGTCCCCGTGAGGCCGAACTTCCTGATCGTGATCCTGGACGATATCGGCTTCACCGATCTGGGTGCCTATGGAAGCGAGATGCGCACGCCGCATATCGACGCGCAGGCCGAGCGGGGGCTGATGTTCTCCGGTTTCCGGGTGGGGCCGACCTGTGCGCCCACGCGCGCCATGCTGATGACGGGGGTCGACAGCCACCGCACCGGCGTGCCGACGCTGGAGCACCTCATGCTGCCCGAGCAGCTGGGCCAGCCCGGTCATGAAGGGGAGCTCAACCAGCGCGTCGCCACCATTGCCGAGCACCTGTCTGCGGCCGGATACACCAGCCTGATCACCGGCAAATGGCATCTGGGCCGCTCACCGACCAGCCTGCCGTCTGCACGCGGATTTCATCGCAGCTTTATTCTGGATTCTTCGGGTGCCGACAATTGGGAGCACCGGACCTATCTACCCCACTACACCCACGCCGAATGGTGGGAGGATGATGCCCCGGTGGAGAGCCTGCCGGAGGATTTCTACTCCTCGGCTTTTCTCGTGGACCGGATGATCGACTATCTCGATGAGGTCGCGCCCGATCAGCCATTCCTCTCGGTTCTCTCCTTTCAGGCCAATCACATTCCGTTGCAGGCACCGCGCGCCTATGTGGAGCGTTATGACGGCGTCTATGACCAGGGCTGGGAGGCGCTGGCCGCCGAGCGTCACGCCGCTGCCATTGCGCTGGGCCTTGTCCCCGCTGATGTGCCCATGCCGTCCATGCCCGAGGGTCTGAGGCGCTGGTCGGATCTGCCGGCGCGCGAACGCAGGCTGAGCGCCATGAGCCGTCAGGTCGCCGCAGGCATGCTGGAGGCCGCTGACCATCATTTCGGACGCCTGGTGGAGCGCCTGCGCGAGACCGGGCGCTATGACGACACGGTGATCATCATCCTGTCCGACAATGGCGCGGAGTTTAATGATCCGGGCCGCAGCCGTGCCTTTTTCGGCTGGCTTGCCATGCAGGGCTATTCGCGGGACCCCGAGCGTCTGGGCGAGCGCAGGACCTATACCTGGATCGGGCCGGAATGGGCGGCGGCGTCCACCTCGCCCCTGTCCATGTTCAAGTTCCACGCCGGCGAGGGCGGGATGCGCGTACCGCTGATCATTGCCGGTGCAGGTGTCAGTGCAGGCGGGATCGCGCCAGCCTTCTCCACGGTCACCGATATTGCCCCGACCCTGCTTGATCTGGCCGGGGCGAGCCCGGTGGAGGGACGCGAACCCTTTGCCGGGCGCAGCCTGGCACCGCTCCTGTCCGGCGCGGCGGACCGCATTTACGGCCCGGAGGAAGCCATCGGTTTCGAGATGTCAGGCCAGTCCGCCTTGTACCGGGGCGATTACAAGCTCACCCGCAACATGCCGCCCTATGGCGACCGGCAATGGCGGCTGTTCAACCTGGCCGCTGATCCGGGCGAGACGCGCGACCTGTCGGCAGAACAGTCCGAACTGATGGCCGAGCTGATGGCGGCCTATGTTGCCTATGAGCAGCGAGTCGGCGTGCTGCCCGTACCGGCAGATTATGACGCCCAGCGCCGCCTCGACGCGATGGGGTGGCGCGCCTTCTACGTCAATAATGCGCTCGCCATCTGGCTGGCGGGACTGGTCTTGCTGGGGCTGCTGGGAGCCGGAGTGATGGTGCTGCGGCGGGGCAGGCAGGGGCGTTGA
- a CDS encoding TetR/AcrR family transcriptional regulator, whose translation MSAMPASSQEPARRPGRPAKLDTDGENQRRALLEVASAHFARAGFDGASLRAIADEAALAHGLIRHYFGSKDALWEAAADFLFGQVQAAMAEALGAVDLNDAVARLDAQVRATVRTAARIPHLAGFVMQAGIAGGPRYDWMVEKHLRPAYAFALEPFHQLTGERRAAGIDPHFAFILSTNAALGPFAQSANSRALAGMDMADPDIADAYADTLITILKHGVLRQS comes from the coding sequence ATGTCGGCTATGCCCGCATCAAGCCAGGAGCCGGCCCGCCGCCCGGGACGCCCGGCGAAGCTGGATACGGACGGAGAAAATCAGCGCCGGGCGTTGCTGGAGGTCGCCTCGGCGCACTTTGCACGGGCTGGCTTTGACGGTGCCTCCCTGCGCGCCATTGCCGACGAGGCCGCGCTCGCCCACGGCCTGATCCGGCATTATTTCGGCAGCAAGGATGCGCTATGGGAGGCTGCGGCAGACTTTCTGTTCGGCCAGGTGCAAGCCGCCATGGCAGAAGCGCTCGGTGCCGTGGACCTGAACGACGCCGTTGCCCGGCTTGACGCCCAGGTGCGCGCCACCGTGCGGACAGCGGCGCGGATACCGCATCTGGCCGGTTTCGTAATGCAGGCGGGGATCGCCGGCGGTCCGCGCTATGACTGGATGGTCGAAAAGCACCTGCGCCCGGCCTACGCTTTCGCACTGGAACCGTTTCACCAGCTGACCGGGGAAAGGCGGGCTGCGGGCATAGACCCCCATTTTGCCTTCATCCTGTCGACCAACGCCGCACTCGGCCCGTTCGCCCAAAGCGCCAACTCGCGTGCGCTGGCAGGCATGGATATGGCCGATCCCGATATCGCCGACGCTTATGCCGACACGCTGATTACGATCCTCAAGCATGGCGTGCTCCGCCAAAGCTGA
- a CDS encoding PRC-barrel domain-containing protein, with protein sequence MKKFLLSTALAAVTTFGMTAHASAAQTPAQAQADTRAAAQSNSSTSVPAFLSSSFTGMSVYNLDTDTDSATALRNRNSDSASPQNTSRWTRSDTFSSDRDDWNDIGNIKDIVMTQDGEIHGILVDVGGFLGLGAHTVLVDIDELYFVSDSDQTDELEDFFVVISMTRDELEILPEWNDGLLSAGFGTRNGTAQGSASMQTEMSQTHRTSMTPAQTQATRAPTTSTSGMTEGNNARMEAADARADARAEVTALRAERSDSPSNRSEAEAEAVAERNERTNAQAEAAEARAERAAAQAETTAAREEAARADRAERDEARSDAVFADNYEMLGTEEHTVDRLMGADVFDNAGNKVGSVKDVVIGGDDDVLSLLVDVGGFLGMGVHTVNLPIDDAEIGWSQSNDDVRVQVSMTRSQLEAMPAHES encoded by the coding sequence ATGAAGAAGTTTTTGCTCAGCACCGCCCTTGCCGCTGTCACCACTTTCGGCATGACCGCGCATGCCAGCGCCGCCCAGACTCCGGCGCAGGCGCAGGCCGACACCCGCGCGGCCGCCCAGTCCAACTCCAGCACATCCGTGCCGGCCTTCCTGTCCAGCTCGTTCACCGGCATGTCGGTCTATAATCTCGACACCGATACCGATAGCGCCACGGCGCTTCGTAACCGCAATTCGGATTCCGCATCGCCGCAGAACACCTCGCGCTGGACTCGTTCGGACACGTTCAGCTCTGATCGCGACGACTGGAATGATATCGGCAATATCAAGGATATCGTCATGACCCAGGACGGCGAGATCCACGGCATCCTGGTGGATGTCGGCGGCTTTCTCGGCCTTGGCGCGCATACCGTGCTGGTCGATATCGACGAACTGTATTTCGTGTCCGACAGTGACCAGACCGATGAGCTGGAAGACTTCTTTGTTGTGATCTCCATGACGCGGGACGAACTCGAAATCCTGCCCGAATGGAATGACGGCCTGCTCAGCGCCGGTTTCGGTACGCGCAACGGTACGGCCCAGGGCAGCGCCAGCATGCAGACCGAAATGTCGCAGACACACCGCACTTCGATGACGCCGGCCCAGACCCAGGCGACCCGCGCGCCGACCACGTCAACCTCCGGGATGACCGAGGGCAATAACGCCCGCATGGAGGCTGCTGACGCCCGCGCCGACGCCCGCGCCGAAGTCACGGCGTTGCGCGCCGAGCGTAGCGACTCTCCGAGCAATCGGTCCGAGGCTGAAGCCGAAGCGGTTGCCGAGCGCAATGAGCGCACAAACGCTCAGGCCGAAGCCGCTGAAGCCCGTGCGGAACGCGCCGCCGCCCAGGCCGAGACGACGGCAGCCCGCGAAGAGGCCGCCCGGGCTGATCGCGCCGAACGCGATGAAGCACGTTCGGATGCGGTGTTCGCCGACAATTACGAGATGCTCGGCACCGAAGAGCACACCGTAGATCGTTTGATGGGTGCTGATGTGTTTGACAATGCCGGCAACAAGGTCGGTTCGGTCAAGGACGTGGTCATCGGCGGCGACGACGATGTGCTCAGCCTTCTGGTTGATGTCGGCGGTTTCCTCGGGATGGGTGTGCACACCGTGAACCTTCCGATTGATGACGCCGAAATCGGCTGGAGCCAGAGCAATGACGACGTGCGTGTGCAGGTCTCCATGACCCGCTCGCAGCTCGAGGCCATGCCGGCCCACGAAAGCTAG
- a CDS encoding glutathione S-transferase N-terminal domain-containing protein has protein sequence MLPGTYMIYGCDPSYYTRMVEAAMRYMRVPHQALQKSPDVRDRLEARAGTHLMPVVETPEGWVIHDSTYITQLLDMRFPGQTVIPRSPVQRILCRVLDDWIDEWFVRAALHLRWIDDGAAHEAAGMISHDLAGAPKDRSPNAEEQAMVDAVAGMVLPWGRKAMGVMAAGAEHQDAIRGEFARFVTALETHFRQMPALFGARLSLADLSLLGAMKAHFATDSLARDFVASHAPGLLTWSETSWDRQCGDEDWLANDAIPATLEPLFALMQDGYCHFLPANRKAVQAGEKWVVFTALDQEVRMLTRKGAEQSRQALIAELAAMAPADRGAARQALSDRGLLTAYED, from the coding sequence ATGCTGCCTGGCACCTACATGATCTACGGCTGCGATCCGTCCTACTACACACGCATGGTGGAGGCGGCGATGCGCTACATGCGTGTGCCGCATCAGGCGCTGCAGAAATCGCCCGACGTGCGCGACCGTCTGGAAGCACGCGCCGGCACGCATCTCATGCCGGTGGTGGAGACGCCTGAAGGCTGGGTCATCCACGATTCCACCTACATCACCCAGCTTCTGGACATGCGCTTTCCCGGCCAGACCGTGATCCCGCGCAGCCCGGTCCAGCGCATTCTTTGCCGGGTGCTGGACGACTGGATTGACGAATGGTTCGTACGCGCCGCCTTGCACCTGCGCTGGATTGACGACGGTGCCGCGCACGAAGCCGCCGGCATGATCAGCCATGATCTGGCCGGGGCGCCCAAAGACCGGAGCCCGAACGCCGAGGAGCAGGCCATGGTCGACGCAGTCGCCGGAATGGTGCTCCCCTGGGGGCGCAAGGCCATGGGCGTGATGGCGGCCGGTGCCGAGCATCAGGACGCGATCCGCGGCGAGTTCGCCCGCTTCGTCACCGCTCTGGAGACCCATTTTAGGCAGATGCCGGCTTTGTTCGGCGCACGGCTGAGCCTGGCCGATCTGAGCCTGCTGGGTGCCATGAAAGCCCATTTCGCTACCGACAGCCTGGCCCGGGACTTCGTCGCCAGCCACGCTCCGGGCCTGCTGACCTGGAGCGAGACCAGCTGGGATCGCCAATGCGGTGACGAAGACTGGCTGGCCAATGACGCCATTCCCGCCACTTTGGAGCCGCTATTTGCTCTGATGCAGGATGGGTATTGTCATTTCCTCCCCGCCAACCGCAAGGCGGTGCAGGCGGGCGAGAAATGGGTGGTGTTCACCGCCCTTGATCAGGAGGTGCGCATGCTCACGCGCAAGGGGGCCGAGCAAAGCCGGCAGGCCTTGATTGCCGAGCTCGCCGCCATGGCCCCCGCAGACCGGGGTGCCGCCCGCCAGGCTTTGTCGGATCGCGGCCTGCTCACCGCATATGAGGACTGA
- a CDS encoding AarF/ABC1/UbiB kinase family protein translates to MADNTPRGVATPSGRISRTARVAGLGVELAGRALITGAGALARGEPFAPRDLVLTPGNLNRLADELARLRGAAMKAGQLVSMDYGAVLPPELAGPLARLQESGPPMPPRQLRRVLDRAWGPGWMAKFERFETRPAASASIGQVHRARLRGGRDLAVKVQFQGVRDSIDVDLDTLAFMVRRSGFLPKGADLDPFLDGVRTRLHREADYVSEAASLKAYADALGADRDFLTPGVLEDLSGESVLAMDWLEGGPLSTLDGADQAVRDRAAQALVRLTLREVFVFGLIQSDPNPANFRFRADGRIALLDFGATETVTPERAASLLMVLRAGLAGDDAALGDALTRAGAIADVQPAEVRARAITAARMALAPLGSAAPFDFAGAGLVDRLREEGTALQAGGFNHTPPVDLAYIQRKVAGVYLIAARLQAKLALRPLVADWL, encoded by the coding sequence ATGGCCGACAACACACCGCGCGGCGTCGCCACGCCGTCAGGACGCATCAGCCGCACCGCGCGAGTGGCGGGCCTGGGCGTGGAGCTGGCCGGACGGGCGCTGATCACCGGTGCCGGTGCTCTGGCGCGCGGCGAGCCGTTTGCGCCGCGCGATCTGGTGCTGACGCCCGGCAATCTGAACCGTCTGGCCGACGAGCTGGCGCGCCTGCGCGGCGCAGCGATGAAGGCAGGCCAGCTGGTATCCATGGATTACGGGGCGGTCTTGCCGCCGGAGCTGGCTGGGCCGCTGGCCCGCCTGCAGGAGAGCGGTCCGCCCATGCCGCCGCGCCAGCTGCGCCGGGTGCTCGACCGGGCCTGGGGGCCGGGATGGATGGCGAAGTTCGAGCGGTTCGAGACCCGTCCCGCCGCGTCGGCCTCCATCGGCCAGGTGCATCGGGCGCGCCTGCGCGGCGGGCGTGATCTGGCTGTGAAGGTCCAGTTCCAGGGCGTGCGCGACAGCATCGATGTGGACCTCGACACGCTGGCCTTCATGGTGCGCCGGTCGGGCTTTTTGCCCAAAGGTGCTGATCTGGATCCATTCCTGGACGGCGTGCGCACGCGCCTGCACCGCGAGGCCGACTATGTCAGCGAGGCGGCGAGTTTGAAGGCCTATGCAGATGCGCTGGGTGCCGATCGCGACTTTCTCACGCCCGGTGTCCTCGAAGACCTGAGCGGCGAGAGCGTGCTGGCCATGGACTGGCTGGAGGGCGGGCCGCTCTCCACGCTGGACGGTGCCGATCAGGCCGTGCGCGACCGGGCGGCGCAGGCTCTGGTGCGGCTGACACTGCGCGAGGTCTTTGTGTTCGGCCTGATCCAGTCTGACCCCAACCCGGCCAATTTCCGCTTCCGCGCCGACGGCCGCATTGCCCTGCTGGATTTCGGGGCCACGGAAACCGTGACGCCAGAGCGCGCGGCGAGCCTGCTGATGGTATTGCGGGCGGGGCTTGCGGGCGATGATGCGGCGTTGGGCGATGCACTGACCCGGGCGGGTGCCATCGCCGACGTCCAGCCTGCGGAGGTGCGGGCCCGCGCCATAACCGCGGCACGGATGGCGCTGGCACCGCTTGGCAGTGCGGCCCCGTTCGATTTTGCCGGCGCCGGGCTGGTGGACCGCCTGCGCGAGGAGGGCACCGCGCTTCAGGCAGGCGGCTTCAACCACACCCCGCCGGTGGATTTGGCCTATATCCAGCGCAAGGTGGCGGGTGTCTATCTCATCGCCGCGAGGCTGCAGGCGAAGCTGGCGTTGAGGCCGCTGGTGGCGGACTGGCTGTGA
- a CDS encoding PRC-barrel domain-containing protein, with the protein MTHPANTPHGHDHGGAFGFARDGYHRAEVHALTASDIESAKVYDRTDNSIGSITDLKVGPDGKITQAVIDVGGFLGMGAHSVQLPFGQLAVLRKTDGDDVRVHLDATKDQLKAMPHHDAK; encoded by the coding sequence ATGACACATCCAGCCAACACGCCGCACGGACATGATCACGGCGGCGCCTTCGGGTTCGCCCGCGATGGTTATCACCGGGCCGAGGTCCATGCTCTCACTGCCTCCGACATTGAAAGTGCGAAAGTCTATGACCGCACCGACAATTCCATCGGATCGATCACCGATCTGAAGGTCGGCCCGGACGGCAAGATCACCCAAGCCGTCATCGATGTCGGCGGCTTCCTCGGCATGGGTGCCCACTCCGTCCAGCTCCCGTTCGGCCAGCTCGCCGTCCTTCGCAAGACCGACGGTGACGATGTGCGCGTCCACCTGGACGCCACCAAAGACCAGCTCAAGGCGATGCCGCACCACGACGCCAAATAG
- a CDS encoding sigma-70 family RNA polymerase sigma factor has protein sequence MNQDTVMSKPKHALAHTPPPSACPAGPHPFHDQLRTQTPELRRHAIRLTRNWHRAQDLVQETLTKAWANRARYTPGTNLRAWLHTILRNTFLSDVRKRRREVEDADGHLTAKLSQPPSQDHAVALSELMKAMTALPDSQRQALTLVGAAGYSQEEAALRLGCAIGTVKSRVSRARVSLGALLPAHMAPRRAR, from the coding sequence ATGAACCAAGACACTGTCATGTCCAAACCCAAGCATGCCCTCGCCCACACCCCGCCGCCTTCCGCCTGCCCGGCCGGGCCACACCCGTTTCACGACCAGCTGCGAACCCAAACACCCGAGCTGCGCCGGCACGCGATCCGCCTGACGCGCAACTGGCATCGCGCACAGGATCTGGTGCAGGAGACCCTGACCAAGGCCTGGGCCAACCGGGCCCGCTACACGCCGGGCACCAATCTGCGCGCCTGGCTGCACACCATTCTTCGCAATACCTTCCTCAGCGATGTGCGCAAGCGTCGGCGCGAGGTCGAGGATGCGGACGGTCATCTGACCGCGAAACTGTCTCAACCGCCCTCGCAGGATCACGCGGTTGCGCTGTCCGAGTTGATGAAAGCCATGACGGCCCTGCCCGACAGCCAGCGTCAGGCCCTGACACTGGTGGGTGCCGCCGGGTACAGCCAGGAAGAGGCCGCGCTTCGCCTCGGCTGCGCCATTGGCACCGTGAAAAGCCGAGTGTCGCGCGCCCGCGTTTCCCTGGGTGCGCTCTTGCCAGCCCACATGGCACCACGCCGCGCGCGCTGA
- a CDS encoding NAD(P)/FAD-dependent oxidoreductase has product MATNTDTPNSCDALVIGAGAAGLFYGARAGQAGLRVLIVDHAAKPAEKVRISGGGRCNFTNIHTAPQNFISANPHFAKSALARYTPQDFINQLARHAITWHEKTLGQLFCDGRSGAIIDMLLSELRAAGGELRLNTSVRDIEKTGAGFRVITSGGVIDAARLVIASGGLSIPKMGATGFAYDVARRFGHAIIDPRPALVPFVFEGRDKEDFASISGLACPVRAHNDRAAFEEAMLFTHRGLSGPAILQISSYWNAGEPVTLDLLAGLDANAALTAFKAQNPKKSLTTAMETLLPARLVALLQTRGDIADVARMADLSHGAIDALTAHLSRWTIKPAGTEGWRTAEVTVGGVDTGGLSSKTMESRLVPGLYFIGECVDVTGWLGGYNFQWAWASAYAAAQA; this is encoded by the coding sequence ATGGCGACAAACACCGATACACCCAACTCATGCGACGCGCTGGTCATCGGGGCCGGTGCCGCGGGACTGTTCTATGGGGCGCGCGCGGGCCAAGCGGGATTGCGGGTCCTGATCGTCGATCATGCCGCCAAGCCCGCGGAGAAGGTCCGCATCTCCGGCGGCGGCCGGTGCAATTTCACCAATATCCACACTGCGCCTCAAAACTTCATCAGCGCCAACCCGCATTTCGCCAAGTCGGCCCTGGCACGCTACACCCCGCAGGATTTCATCAATCAGCTCGCCCGTCACGCCATCACCTGGCACGAGAAGACGCTGGGCCAGCTGTTCTGCGATGGCCGGTCGGGTGCGATTATCGACATGCTGCTCAGCGAGCTCAGGGCGGCGGGCGGCGAACTTCGCCTCAACACGTCTGTCCGCGATATCGAGAAAACCGGAGCCGGCTTCCGCGTCATCACGTCAGGCGGTGTGATTGACGCGGCGCGCCTGGTCATCGCCAGTGGCGGGCTGTCCATTCCGAAAATGGGGGCGACAGGTTTCGCCTATGATGTGGCGCGCCGGTTCGGACACGCCATCATTGATCCGCGCCCGGCCCTCGTCCCCTTTGTGTTTGAAGGCCGCGACAAGGAAGATTTCGCCTCCATCTCCGGCCTTGCCTGCCCGGTTCGCGCGCACAATGACCGCGCCGCGTTCGAGGAAGCGATGCTGTTCACCCATCGCGGCCTGTCCGGTCCGGCGATCCTCCAGATCTCGTCCTACTGGAATGCGGGCGAACCGGTCACGCTGGACCTGCTGGCCGGACTGGATGCCAATGCAGCCCTGACCGCCTTCAAGGCGCAGAACCCGAAAAAATCCCTGACCACCGCGATGGAAACCCTGTTGCCGGCCCGGCTGGTGGCCTTGCTCCAGACACGCGGCGATATTGCGGACGTGGCGCGCATGGCCGATCTGTCCCACGGCGCGATCGACGCTCTGACGGCCCATCTGTCGCGCTGGACCATCAAGCCGGCGGGCACCGAAGGCTGGCGCACGGCGGAGGTCACCGTGGGCGGCGTCGACACCGGCGGCCTTTCGTCAAAAACCATGGAGAGCCGGCTTGTGCCGGGGCTCTATTTCATCGGCGAATGCGTCGACGTGACCGGCTGGCTCGGCGGCTATAACTTCCAGTGGGCCTGGGCCAGCGCCTATGCGGCGGCGCAAGCGTGA